AATGGCCGAATCCCACACTCATCGCGAAAGCCCACCACCGTCACACCGTCCATCGCCACGCACGAAAAAGCCCCCGTAAACAGAGGCCAAGCGGCTTCGATGGCATCAATCATGGGCTTACCCTGCTGCATGTACCAAGCAATACTCGCTGCCATCATGCCCGAATCATTGAGCCCCGCCGTCGACATACCATGCCGGTCCAAAAATTCCTCGAGCTTCTGAGTATCCGGCAGATTACCGTTGTGCGCAAAGGCCAGATTCACCCCGCGATGCACAAACGGCTGCAGATGCGAGCCCTCACCCGAAGTAGCATAACGATTGTGGCCGATCGACATTTTGCCGCCAAGCCGCGCCAGATCCGCCTCGTTGTACACGTGCGCCACCAGCCCGCCACCAGCCCGCAAGTGCATACCATGACTATCGCTACTCGCGATTCCCGAGCTCTCTTGGCCTCGATGCTGCAATGCCCACAATCCGTAGTAGGTAAGCCGCGCCGCGTCGGGACTATCAGTCACGACCCCGAACACACCGCACTTCTCGGTCAATTCCGGCAAGGCTCCGCCCTCTTAGAGTTCCATTGTATATCGTTGGGCTCGCCTCCGACAACTCCTATGTTACGCCCCCGGAATGGCGGCCAGCGACTCCGCTTCCACTTCCGTTTCGCGCTCAGCCTCATCGGCCGTCGCCCGGTGCACCTTCAGCACCGTCGCTGCCACCACGCTAGCGGCCACCGCAAACAGCGCCGCCATCGCAAATCCGCGCTGGAAACCGTGCACCAAAGCCGTCTGCATCACGGCCGGATTGCCGTGCGCCGCCACCAGGTCGGCCTTCGTCACCGAGGTCGACACCACGCTCAGCACTGCCAGGCCGATGGCCCCGCCGATCTGTTGCGCCGTATTAAGCAAGCCCGAGATCAACCCCGACTCCTCGTGCGACACGCCGCTCGTGGTCACCAAGGTGGTGGTCACGAACACCGCCGCCATACCAGTAGCCATCAGCGCAATGCCGGGGAAAATGTCGATCCAGTAGTTGGCATGCACCGGGATGCGCGCAAAGTACATCAGCCCAGCCGCCACTACGAGCGGCGCGATGATCAAAATCGGCTTAGGGTTAAGCTTAGCAATCCGCCCCGACAACACCCCGGCCACAATGATCAATATGATGGTAAACGGCACGTCCGCCACACCCGTCATCGTCGGCGAGTAGTGCAGAATCTGCTGCAGGTAAATCGACAGGTAGAAGAACATCCCAAATAGCGCTGCCGGCATCAGAGTCTGAATCAGACTCCCACCACTCACATTGCGCCGTCGAAAAATCCCCAGCTTTATCAACGGCTGCCGCACCCGCAACTCATTCACAATGAACACTGCCATCAGCGCCGCCGTCAGGCCAAATGCCCCCAACGTAACGCCACTGCCCCAGCCCTTCGACGGCACCTGCGCCAAAGCGTACACCAAACTCATCAAACTACCGGTCACCGTTACGGCGCCCATCAGATCCAGACTTTGCTTCGCTTGCGGCATACTCTTGGGCACAAACCGCAGCGCCATCACCATCACCACCACCGCAATCGGCACGTTGATGAAGAAAATCCAGCGCCAGTCCACGTACTGTGTCAGCACGCCACCGAGCAGCAGCCCCACAGCGCCACCACCGCCGGCGATCATGCTCCAAATACCCAGCGCCCGGTTGCGCGCCGGCCCTTCAGCAAAAATCGTCAGCACCAGCGACAAAGCCGACGGCGCCAGCAATGCCCCGCCTAGACCCTGCAACGCTCGCAGTACTATCAATGTCCCCGGGTTCTGGGAAAACCCAGCCGCCAGCGACGCTAGCGCAAAGAAGCCCACGCCGGCCATAAACACGCGGCGGCGGCCAAACAAATCCGCCAGCCTTCCGCCCAGCAGCAAAAAGCCGCCAAACGCCAGCGCGTAGGCCGTTACCACCCACTGCAAATCCGAAGCGGCGGCAAAGCCCAGCGCTTTCTGAATCGCCGGCAGTGCCACGTTCACAATCGTGGCGTCCAAAATCACCATGAACTGCGCCGCGGCCAATACCGCCAGCGCCCAACCTTTATGTTTCACTGCTTCAATCACAAACACCTCCCGAGATAGATCATTACATACAAAAGGTAGTATAGTTCAATAGTTGAAGTTGTCAAATATTTACTATTTGTATTATACTAAAGCCATGGAAACCGACTCAAAACAAGTTTGCGATGACCTCATGGCACTCGTTGGTCTGTTCAAGGGCAATTTAGCCAAATTAGCTGAAGCCCACGATCTCACCATTATGCAGCTTCACGCCCTCCACACCCTCCAACATGGCGACTTAACAATGGGCCAAGTTGCCGCTACGCTTCATTGTGACGCCTCAAACGTCACCGGCATCGTCGACCGACTCGTGGCCAGTCAGCTCATTACCCGCCAAGAAAATGCCCACGACCGCCGCGCCAAAACCCTCCAGCTCACCGCCAAGGGTCAGCGCCTCATCGACAACATCACCGGCCAACTCCCCGCTCAAATCGGCTGCGAAAAGCTCACTACGGCCGAGCAAGCTACCCTTCACCAGATCGTCAACGAGCTCACGGCCGTTCGATCTACGCCTCACCCCGCAACTGCTTCAGCGCCTGTGAATGCTCCTGAATAACCCGCTTCTGAATCGCTCCCTGACTCTCCAATATCTCCACGTGCGGACCAAGATCCGAGACCTCACGCCGCGTTTGCACCGTAGTCGTCACCAGTTCGGCGATCGCATCCATCTTGGCATCGAAGTGCTCAAATTTGACGCCCAAATCACGTACATCCGTCTCTAACCCACCCACCTTCGCCTCGACACCGCTAATCTCTTCCCGAACTATTACTCGTACCTGTTCCGCCATTAACTCAGCCATTCTAAACCCCTGTTATCACCAGTATAAATCGATCTGCCCGTCCATAATACCGAACA
This portion of the Candidatus Saccharimonadia bacterium genome encodes:
- a CDS encoding DHA2 family efflux MFS transporter permease subunit, producing the protein MIEAVKHKGWALAVLAAAQFMVILDATIVNVALPAIQKALGFAAASDLQWVVTAYALAFGGFLLLGGRLADLFGRRRVFMAGVGFFALASLAAGFSQNPGTLIVLRALQGLGGALLAPSALSLVLTIFAEGPARNRALGIWSMIAGGGGAVGLLLGGVLTQYVDWRWIFFINVPIAVVVMVMALRFVPKSMPQAKQSLDLMGAVTVTGSLMSLVYALAQVPSKGWGSGVTLGAFGLTAALMAVFIVNELRVRQPLIKLGIFRRRNVSGGSLIQTLMPAALFGMFFYLSIYLQQILHYSPTMTGVADVPFTIILIIVAGVLSGRIAKLNPKPILIIAPLVVAAGLMYFARIPVHANYWIDIFPGIALMATGMAAVFVTTTLVTTSGVSHEESGLISGLLNTAQQIGGAIGLAVLSVVSTSVTKADLVAAHGNPAVMQTALVHGFQRGFAMAALFAVAASVVAATVLKVHRATADEAERETEVEAESLAAIPGA
- a CDS encoding MarR family transcriptional regulator → METDSKQVCDDLMALVGLFKGNLAKLAEAHDLTIMQLHALHTLQHGDLTMGQVAATLHCDASNVTGIVDRLVASQLITRQENAHDRRAKTLQLTAKGQRLIDNITGQLPAQIGCEKLTTAEQATLHQIVNELTAVRSTPHPATASAPVNAPE